The Spiroplasma apis B31 genomic sequence TGCAACAAAGTGATCAAATCAAGTCACTCATAACCACAAGTGTAGAATTAAATGATGATGGTACTATTAAAAAAGCATGTGGAATAATGTTACAACTTTTACCTGGATATAGTGATGAAACAATTGATTACATCGAAGAAAAAATAGGAAGTTTGAGTCATCTTATAAATACTCTTGTAGCTTCAACCAATTATGAGGCGCTTTTAAAGGACATATGTGACGACAGCAAAGTACTGGATATCGCTAAACTCAGATTTGAATGTACTTGTAACTTAAGTAAAGTTATGGAGTCAGTTAAGTTATTAGGAGTGGAAGAATTGAAAAAAGCTTATACGGAAGGAGAAGTTATTGAAGTTATTTGTGATTTTTGTAAAAAAAAGTATAACGTTAATCCAAAAGAATTAGAAAACTTACTTGTGTAATTATGTTAAAATTTTAGTGACGCTATATAATTCTCAAGGAAGGATGTCTAAAATGAATAATAAAGATAACAACAAAGAATTACAAAAGTCTTCGGAACCGAATTCAAAAGAAAAAAAAAGCAAGAGCAGAGAAAATATTAAACCATTAGTTCAAGAACGTGAGTTTAAAATAATCGATGCTCCTGAAAATACTGATGAAGGGGTTAAAGGTTTCAAACAAAGAATAAAAGTACAAAAACAATTGACTTCTAGATACTCAAAAGAAATCTTAAAAGGTTCAATAATTTCAACGACTGGTGTCGAGCCACAAACTTCTAAGTATGTTACTGAATTAGTTAACGTAAAAAAATGATACGTAACTGGAGATATGTTAACACCAGTTTTAAGGGGTATAAATCTTAAATTAGAGAGAGGAAAGTTTATAGTTATTTTAGGTCCTTCTGGATCTGGTAAGACCACATTGCTTAACACAATCTCTGGTCTTGATAAAGCAAACGAAGGAGATGTTTTCGTTTTAGGAAGTAACTTAACATTATTAAAAGACTCTCATTTGACTAAATTTAGAAGGGAAAATGTTGGTTTTATTTTCCAACAGTATAATTTACTTTCTAACCTAACAGCAAAAGAGAACGCTGAAGTCGGAGAGAATTTAAGTAAAAACAAAGAGGGAAGTATGTCAATTGAAGATATATTTAAAACAATTGGTATGGAAGAACAAATGAACAAATATCCTCATCAAATGTCTGGTGGACAACAGCAAAGAGTTTCCATCGCAAGGGCATTAGCAAAAAATCCTGAAATTCTTTTTGGTGATGAGCCAACAGGAGCACTTGATGAGGAAATGGGACGAAAAGTGTTGGACATTCTTGTAGATGTAAAAAACAAGTACAATACTACAGTTATTGTTGTTACTCACAACCCAAACATAAGTGAAATTGGTGACACCGTTATCCATGTACGTAATGGATTGATTGATGAAATACGGCAAAATCCAAATCCTAAAAAACCTTCAGAGATTGATTGATCTTAAAACCTACAAGGTTTTTTTTTTTTTTTTATAACCAATTAGGAAATAGTTTCTTTAAAATAATAGAAATATATATATAATTATATTTGTAAAGGTGGGGATTAATTATGCCAATATTTAGTTTTAGGGGAGTACCAGAAGAAAAGGTGCGAGAATACTATAATAAAGTAGATGAAATAGGAAAACTTATAAATGCAAACGTAAAGAAAATTGTTTTTTGGTTTGAACCTTATAAACTTATAGGTGATTCTCGTCAAGAAAATGCTATTTTAGTGAAGGTTGATTGAATAGGTAGACCGCTAAAGCAAGAATTGCTAGCGAAGCATATTCAAGAAAATTTCTCAAATTACTCAGATAATATTTATGTACAATTCAATGAGGTAAATAACTTTTTATATTTAAATGGAGTATGTGTAGGATAATGAAAATTAAAAATCTAGAAATTAAGGGCAGCATTTTTTTAGGACCTATGGCCGGTACAACAAATGCTGCTTTTAGAATAATTTGTAAGGAAAAAGGAGCTGCATTAGTTTACGCAGAAATGGTTAGTACAGAAGGTTTAGTTCACAATAATAAAAAAACTAAAACAATGATTGAAGTCTCAGATTTGGAACATCCAATATCATTGCAAATATTTGGTTTTGATGTTAATTCATTTGTTGAAGCTGCAAAAATAGTTGAAGAGTATTCTACCTGTGATGTAATTGATATCAACATGGGTTGTCCAGCTCCTAAAGTAGCTGTTAGAAGCCAAGCGGGCGCAAACCTATTGAAATATGAAGATAAAGTTGGGGAAGTAATTAAAGCTGTTGTAGAAAATACCACAAAGCCAGTAACAGTCAAGATGAGAATTGGTTGGGATGAAACAAGCAAAAATGTAGTTGAACTAGCCAAGATTGCGGAAAAAAATGGTGCTAGTGCAATAGCTGTGCATGGAAGAACAAGAAACCAATTCTTTACAGGAAAAGCAGACTGGTCTTGAATTAAAAAAGTCAAGGAAAGTGTTTCTATTCCTGTAATTGGCAATGGTGATGTTGTTGACGGACCAACAGCCAAAAAAATGTTGGATGAGACTGGTTGCGACGGAATCATGATAGCCAGAGCGGCACAAGGTAACCCATGAGTATTTAGAGAGATACAACACTATATCGATACTGGTGAAGAACTTCCGAAACCATCTTATGAAGAATGAAAAGAAACTGTTCTGAGACACGCAAACTTATTAATAGATATGCGTGGAGAAGAACTTGGCATTAGAGAAATGCGTAAGCAATTATTATGATACTTAGCTGTCTTGGAAAAACGCCCTGTAGTATTAGAAATGAAAAAAATGGCAACTGAAATAGTTGTATTAAAAGATATATATAATATATTTAATTTATATGAAAGTTAGAGGTTTTAATATGCAAGATAATAATGAACGACAATTCACTGAACAGGAATTAGTACGTAGAAAAAAATATCAAGAATTAGTGGACATGGGTAAAGACCCATTTATAGAGAACCAATATCAAAGAAGTTACAAAATTGTTGATTTATTTGCAGAGTTTGATAAATTTTCTAAAGATGAGTTGAAAAATCATGAAGGGAAAGTTATAAAAGTTGCTGGAAGAATCAGACTATTTAGAGAAGCTGGAAAAAAAGCTATATTTGGTAATATACAAGACCAAGATGGGTTCATCCAATTTTATGCTAGACAAGATGAGTTAGGAGAAGAAGACTTTCCTTTATTTAGAAATTTAGATCTCGGAGATATCATCGGAATAGAAGGAAGCATTATGAAAACTGATCACGGTGAGTTGACAATCAGGGTAAAAAAATATGTTTTACTGACAAAAGCTCTTAAACCATTGCCTGATAAACACTCTGGTATAAGTGATATTGAGGAAAAATATCGCAGGAGATATGTAGACCTTATAATGAATCCTGAAACAAAAAAAACATTTATTTCGAGAAATAAAACCATTAGAACAATACAAAATACACTAGATAAAAAAGGATATATAGAAGTAGAGACCCCAATTTTGCACCCCCAAAGTGGAGGTGCTGCTGCAAAGCCTTTCAAAACTTTTTATAATGCATTAGAAAATGATTTTTACCTTAGAATAGCCACTGAACTACATTTAAAAAGATGTATTGTTGGTGGTTTTGAGGGTGTATATGAAATAGGTAGATTATTTAGAAATGAAGGTACAAGTACAAGGCATAATCCAGAATTCACCTCAATTGAAATTTATGTAGCATATCAAAATATGGAGTTCGTTATGGAACTTTGTGAAGAAATTTTTAAAGAATGTGCCTTAAGTGTATTAGGTAAAACAAATCTATCTTATGGCGGTTTTGATATAGATTTAGGAAAACCTTTTAAAAGATGACATATGGTAGATGCAATTAATGATGTATGTGGTGTTAATTTTTGAGAGGCCATCTCTTATGAAGAAGCTAAAAAACTTG encodes the following:
- a CDS encoding ABC transporter ATP-binding protein, with the protein product MNNKDNNKELQKSSEPNSKEKKSKSRENIKPLVQEREFKIIDAPENTDEGVKGFKQRIKVQKQLTSRYSKEILKGSIISTTGVEPQTSKYVTELVNVKKWYVTGDMLTPVLRGINLKLERGKFIVILGPSGSGKTTLLNTISGLDKANEGDVFVLGSNLTLLKDSHLTKFRRENVGFIFQQYNLLSNLTAKENAEVGENLSKNKEGSMSIEDIFKTIGMEEQMNKYPHQMSGGQQQRVSIARALAKNPEILFGDEPTGALDEEMGRKVLDILVDVKNKYNTTVIVVTHNPNISEIGDTVIHVRNGLIDEIRQNPNPKKPSEIDWS
- a CDS encoding DUF1904 family protein, translated to MPIFSFRGVPEEKVREYYNKVDEIGKLINANVKKIVFWFEPYKLIGDSRQENAILVKVDWIGRPLKQELLAKHIQENFSNYSDNIYVQFNEVNNFLYLNGVCVG
- the dusB gene encoding tRNA dihydrouridine synthase DusB; its protein translation is MKIKNLEIKGSIFLGPMAGTTNAAFRIICKEKGAALVYAEMVSTEGLVHNNKKTKTMIEVSDLEHPISLQIFGFDVNSFVEAAKIVEEYSTCDVIDINMGCPAPKVAVRSQAGANLLKYEDKVGEVIKAVVENTTKPVTVKMRIGWDETSKNVVELAKIAEKNGASAIAVHGRTRNQFFTGKADWSWIKKVKESVSIPVIGNGDVVDGPTAKKMLDETGCDGIMIARAAQGNPWVFREIQHYIDTGEELPKPSYEEWKETVLRHANLLIDMRGEELGIREMRKQLLWYLAVLEKRPVVLEMKKMATEIVVLKDIYNIFNLYES
- the lysS gene encoding lysine--tRNA ligase, coding for MQDNNERQFTEQELVRRKKYQELVDMGKDPFIENQYQRSYKIVDLFAEFDKFSKDELKNHEGKVIKVAGRIRLFREAGKKAIFGNIQDQDGFIQFYARQDELGEEDFPLFRNLDLGDIIGIEGSIMKTDHGELTIRVKKYVLLTKALKPLPDKHSGISDIEEKYRRRYVDLIMNPETKKTFISRNKTIRTIQNTLDKKGYIEVETPILHPQSGGAAAKPFKTFYNALENDFYLRIATELHLKRCIVGGFEGVYEIGRLFRNEGTSTRHNPEFTSIEIYVAYQNMEFVMELCEEIFKECALSVLGKTNLSYGGFDIDLGKPFKRWHMVDAINDVCGVNFWEAISYEEAKKLATEKGIKVEKHHFSVGHIINLFFEEFVESTIVEPTFIYGHPKEISPLSKSNAKDPRFTDRFELFIIGREYANAFSELNNPIDQYERFLDQLKEADAGNDEATEMDIDFVEALEYGLPPTGGIGIGIDRLVMLLTGSDSIKDVLLFPQMKPRS